ATGTAAAACCTTATAGATCAATATTTATGCCAGCCATAAACTATACGATTAAAAGCCAGGAATACAAGGTCCATGTTGAACTGCAAATGCATGCATGTCCTTTTTCTATATTGGAACAAAAAATAGCTTTATGCAGCAGTTGTTCACAGTTTGCACTCCCTGCAGTAGAGGGAAATAAGAAATTATAAAACTGTAaagtctgaaactgaaactgaaaagacTTTACATCATGGAAAAGTTAATCTGTGGCAACTGGGATCATAttgttgtaataataaaattCTAAAATTTTAGGttgattttattcatatttctttctctttttattttatatggtGCAAATTTACAGTGTGATTAAACACTTAAcacaaaaaagaccaaaaaaaaaaaaggacagttaAAAGGCTCTGAGGACACAAAGACCCTGCTGctctaaatgaataaattttcttttatttgtgatcGTGCTGCACAGTGCAGATGATTTGTTTATGTATTACTGCTGCCCTGGTACTTTGTATTAAGCAGTAACtcagtaataaaatgtttagctCCATTAGTGATGATGTTGCCACCGGTGAAAATCATTGACATTTTAGGAAACATTACCATGgctttatgactttaaatcttAATATGAGCAGTTTTGGGTGGTTGCCTGGACATAATGTGTTTGCCTtcgataaaaataaaaaaaaaacaccccctcTGGATGAGTCTGTTCCCTCATTAATGCTTTCATATATATATTGGATGCACATGATTTAATCCTCCCCTGCAACACAGCAGAGGATAACAGGTGTGGGAGGATGTTCTTTGAGGAGGAAAATTGCTTTCTGCACTCGTATATTTATGCAAATTCATCTGAGGCCCTCTAGTGGAGCCAAAAGGGACTGCTGGTGTCTTTTCACTGCACCGAGATGCTCTAACCCTCTTCttagaaacaatttaaaatcacTCTAATTTGAATAAGTAGATTTATTGTGATAAACATATTGATAAAGAAGTAAAGTCATAGCAACACTgaaacatataaatatatatttatcccCTGAGGGAGGAACCACAGTTAGGTTTTCTCCACAGAGAGGGATCAGTTCTCCAGAGAAATCTCACAGCATTCAGCATGTTGTGGCAAAACATAATGACGACTGTTTACTTCCACTTGAAATCAGAGTTCACATTCAGCCTGGTTTACAAAAACTCATAAAGCGATATAAAAGTTAACTTTTTGAATCAAAGCAGCTGAGGCTCCACTGTGAGTTTGAGTTGTAAAAAGCAATGCTGCCTCTGTGTGGCGTTGTGGGCTAATTACCTAAATTTGCTGGGACTCAGCTGTCTGGCACAGATTTGATAAATATTGGTAATccaaatatttagttttgtttgcctAAAATGTTGTCCTCTAAATCGTTCTTATGTAAGCAGTGACAAAGTCATATTTCTATTCAAACATACAAGGAGCATTACTGATTGTCTTCATTTGTATATTTAGACTTTGGACCACTTACCTGTTCAGCACTGGCCCAGGTCTTTGAGCTTGTACTTCTTTATCATCACTCATTTTTAGAGAATCCAGAGAATCATGATGGGATTGATCTAATCTTTGAAAACAGACTTCTGCTGACCACAGTACATCTTGAGGATAGCCACCAGCTTATCAGAGGGAGCTCACGACACCACAGTGATTGTAGCGCAAACAAACAGTTGTCTTTTAGAGATTTTTAACAGCAGTCTCAGCTCAGGTGTTGTTCCAGTCTGGTTTAAATACGCCGTTGTGCAACCGATGCTGAAGAAATCCAATCTTGATTCTTCTGTTCTTTCAAATTTTAGGCCTATTTCAAAGCTTCCTTTTTTATCAAAGGTTTTAGaaaggattgtttttattcagttgcagtctttttttaacactcaCAGCATCCTTGAAAAATTtcaatcaggttttaaaactctcCACAGCACtgaaactgcacttttaaaggtatttaatgatcttttattaGCTACAGATGCAGGCGACTCAGTTATTCTCCTCCTTTTAGATCTGACAGCCGCCTTTGATACAGTTGACCACAGTATTTTGCTCTCCAGACTTGATTTATGTGGTATCAAAGGCTCTGCACTGGACTGGTTCAGGTCTTATCTGTCAGATAGGAGTTTCTCTGTAAATATCGGAGAATTTACTTCCCCCTCAGCTCCCCTCACATGTGGAGTACNNNNNNNNNNNNNNNNNNNNNNNNNNNNNNNNNNNNNNNNNNNNNNNNNNNNNNNNNNNNNNNNNNNNNNNNNNNNNNNNNNNNNNNNNNNNNNNNNNNNNNNNNNNNNNNNNNNNNNNNNNNNNNNNNNNNNNNNNNNNNNNNNNNNNNNNNNNNNNNNNNNNNNNNNNNNNNNNNNNNNNNNNNNNNNNNNNNNNNNNNNNNNNNNNNNNNNNNNNNNNNNNNNNNNNNNNNNNNNNNNNNNNNNNNNNNNNNNNNNNNNNNNNNNNNNNNNNNNNNNNNNNNNNNNNNNNNNNNNNNNNNNNNNNNNNNNNNNNNNNNNNNNNNNNNNNNNNNNNNNNNNNNNNNNNNNNNNNNNNNNNNNNNNNNNNNNNNNNNNNNNNNNNNNNNNNNNNNNNNNNNNNNNNNNNNNNNNNNNNNNNNNNNNNNNNNNNNNNNNNNNNNNNNNNNNNNNNNNNNNNNNNNNNNNNNNNNNNNNNNNNNNNNGTATGTTGGTGTCAGCCAGGCCGGCCTCTCACGACTACAGCTGGTTCAGAAcgctgcagctcgtctcttaACGCGAACAAAAAAGCGTGAACATATCTCCCCAGTGCTTGCTTCCCTTCACAGCTATGTGCAGCTAGTGAGGATTGCCCCTCTGGACCATTGGTAGGTAGGAAGACAAAGTTCTAATGTGTTACATAGAAATCAAATGATCCCAAACATAGCTTATAAAAGGActcaatatttttattaactaCTAAACATGCCCTGTtcctttaacacattttttgttgtacAGAGATCTTGAATTAATGAGaatatataaaactgtaaaaaaagacttttcctCCTCAACTCAAAGATTACCAGTGGAGTTAAGGTCTGCAACCTGTGATGGCTGTTtcatgtctgaaaaaaaataaagaaaaaaatatgctttaGCCTCCTGAAGAAGTTTTTGGCGGTGTCCCAGGACAGATGGTTGTATTTGGAAGCAGAATCAGTTAATAGCCTATCAGCTAAGacagtatttttttgtcatgagGCCTAGGTATGATACTAGActtaaaattagtaaaactatatatttatataatctTTATTATACTTAgttttgaatgaataaatacaatGTTTGTGTTGAATGTACaataacctcctgagacccagcaatgcatttttgtcctctgtggagtACATAGGTTTTTTGTTCATAACTCTGAAACTATACATGCCACTGTGTTAAATCCTGTTGGTCCTTAGAGAGGACATCCTGGGCTTTCCAANCAGAGTTCAGAGGTAAATGTATGCCTCGAAATGTGTTCATATTTGCCACAAGAGAGTCCCGATGTCCTCTCCAAAGGACAtactctaaaaaataaataaaaacatgttttgaaattttttcaATTGTAGTGATGTTTTTTCACACCAAAGAGTCAtgtagtgtaaaaaaaattgaaattcaaaaacttttttttctctgggtcTCAGGAGGATATATGAATACAATAGTTTAAGATCTTGAAAGGTTTGTCATGTGTGGCCTATtttcactttggctgtttctgagGGTAAACAGACACACGTGGCAGGTGGTATCCAGTCACAAATTCTGCttacaaagtttaaatttaaggaCATTATTCAAtcgatatgagaaaaaaaaagttggggaTTTTGTATAATAcattatgatttgtttttaccgGTCTTTATGACTTAGTTATGAGtagctttaaaagttttaccATTTGGCTGTAACAGTaaattttttacagtttcagtaGTGTTACACTGAgatcacaacaaacaaacaaatatataatgaaaaaatatttttaaaaattgataaaAGTTCATTTCAAATAGGCTGCTGACCATCTCTAAGGCAACTTGAGAATCCTCTCAGTgccttattttacatttattactttcagctctttttgacttcattgtttgtttctttgtttcttaatGCAAACGAAATAAGGCCAAACGTGGATCTACATGGGCTCAGGTTTGGTTTTAAACCACGTGTCGCGGATGATGGTTTATGGCAGCTGCCGGAACCACGTGGTCCAAACACCAGCTGCAGGAAGTAGAGACGCTTTGGACAGTTATCGTAATTGTCAACTTATTTCCTATTCAAACCTACTATATTGTTTGTGTACACTGAGAATATCCAAACGCCGCTGTTGGAAGCGAAACAtccaataaaatataataaaaaaaataaaataaaaaaaaaaaataataaaaataatttcaaaaactgtatactgtttttaaattaaatgatttgtgCAAAAACTCCATGTTGTGGGCGAGGCGCGTGCAcgatgcaaaaaaataaaaaaataaataaaaagaggtaGCTCCTGATTGGTTGACGCAGTCATGTGGGCGGGGCAGCATCAGAGCGCGGAGCTGCAGAGAGCCTGCTGCTGCGACCCGTCTGTCTTTCTGGTCCAATATTCCACTGAGCGGACAGACCCACGTGCACGCAGTGGCAATTTTGTGACTTGTCTCCAAATACTCAGATTATTTGTGtttcactgaaacacacaacagTAATAACCATGGTGAAGTTAGCAAAGGTAAGCTGAATATTcgtctattttatttattttttactcttaCGCTGTGCGCACGTACCGGTGGTAGACATGAAGCTGTTTACGCACGAGGCCTTTGCGTTGAAGTTGCTGCGTTCGTGAGGAAAATGAACGAAAGCATCAAAAAATAGTTATGTGCAGATGTGTTGCGGTGAATGACTTCGTTTTATAAATTTGAGAGGCTTGTGTTTTGAGTGCACGGTCTATTTTTTCTGGTAAAACTCCGTTTTTAGGTCGTGGTTTTGTTGGTAGCACACTGCTAGGAGTTCGTAGGCCTAACATGGCCTGCTGACGCTTGTCGACGTTTTATGAGGATACTTAACCATTTTTGTCTACAAGCTCGGGTTTGTAATGCGCACATCATTGATTACTTTAACTGCACTTCTTATTGAGgctcattgttttattttattttgttttttatttcttcgtGGAGAAACTCGTAACGCGCTTTCCGCTAGTTCGTGTCCAGCTTAGCATTAGCACGTTTCACATTTGAAGTGCATTCTCCGTGGTCCGCTTAGTTacgtttttctttaaatctcgTCTTTAATAGTTTGCTTCTCGGTGCCATAGATTGGACCCCTGATGgcgttttaaataaaaggtttcgTTTGTTATCTTGTAATGAAGCGTTAGCCCGCGGTGCTAGCTTGCTTGGCCTCATGAGCTCCACGTGGGTGGGCGCATGCTCTGAGTGACACACGCGGTGAACAACCAAAACCGAGACATGAAATGACGCTGCACGCAGACACACATCATTACTCTTATATGATTAATTCACGGATTTATTTGTTGAATGATTGAGCAAATAGTCAACGATTGTATTTACGAtgttagtttgtgttttaatttttaactaaaGTGAGTAAAAACACCGGGACGCATCTGGAGCGCGACATCTTGGAGCCAGATCTTTATTTTGACAAATGCATGCAGTGttttttgaggttttaaaaaaatgtttttgtttttttttttggtttgtttttttttttaccagggaGCAAATAAGCAAACTCAGAAGAAGAAGGCCGCTCCACCTCCTAAAAAGGTGGAGGAGGAATCGAGTGAAGAAGAAAGcagtgaagaagaagaggtACAAATCTTTGACActgtttattaatgtttgtttctttttttaaatgtaaagtatcaTAGGAATAAGTGTTTGTATTCTTTGGATTTCAGGCTCCCCCACCTAAGGTTGCAAAGAAAGCAACTCCAGCTGTCAAAAATGGCACCATAGCTAAAAAGGCAGAAAGCGAcgaagatgatgatgattctGGTAAGTTACAAAATTctgaaattcatttttaaacttataatATGTTAATGTGATAGACTGgcacaaatttttatttatgttttcaatgTTGATAATAGTAATGTGTTGTAGTCCTAGTGCTCCTCTGTCAATGGGGTCTTTTGACTTTTGGTCTGGCAGAACAGCAAGCACTTTAATATGTGTGGCTGCTtgacaaatttagtttttgtttttccaagcaGTCTTAAACTGAGCATAATTTGTGAAATGAGCTCATGGTTTGATTATCGTCTGCAGAGGAGTCATCTGAAGAAGAGGCACCTCCACCAAAGAAGACACCTGCTAAAGCAACACCTGCAAAGAAACAACCCAAACCCACACCAGCTAAGGCAGCACCACCCAAGGCAGAAGAGTCCGATGAAGATGATGACGATGGTACGTGGTAGAATAACATTGAAAAGAGCCactttttgtataaatttacaCAGTTCTTATTGTTGGCCAAAGTGATATAGTCCCACAAACACCCTCCATTTCTTGGCATGCATGCAGTTGATTGGTACTCATGTGTGTTATGTACGGAGGAAAAGTAAAGGCAGCGCTATGTCTTCGGTGCCggtgtgttttattgtctgcCGGTTCTATCCTCAATCGCTGTTACAATGTTTTAGTATTTGGATTTGTGCACTAAAGGAGTTATATCtggatttgttgttgttaagggtattttgttttttgtgtgtttcttgtgtAGATGATGAAGATGACGATGATTCAGAGGAGGAGGCTCCTCCCCCTAAGAAGGCTACTCCTGCGAAACCAGCCGCcaaggcagcagcagcaaaacccGCCGCCAAGGCAGCAGCTAAAGCACAACAAGCCAAAGAGTCATCTGACGacgatgatgaagaagaagacgattcagaagaggaggaggcccCACCCCCCAAGAAGGCTACGCCagccaaaacagcagctaaagcaaAGCCAGCTAAGGAGTCATctgatgaggaagaggatgacGACGATGAAGATGGTAAACCTAAGCCTAAATATTTAGTTGTAGCTTTGGGCATAGACATGCAGTCTTGAACTTCATATGATGATGCTAAAGGGACTTAATACTGATCATGTGTGATGTcacctttttatatatatctgACAGAGTTTACCTGCAGGTGGTCGTATTGTTTGTTTGGTCACAGCGACTAACAATCCTTTATTCCTGCTGTACAGACTCTGAAGAAGAGATGGATACCACTCCAGCAGCCACTAAGGCAAAGAAAGCAGGCATGGTGAAAGCTAAAGAAGagtctgaggaggaagaggaggatgacgacgaggaggaggaagaagagggtgAGGTTTTTTTCATGCTTATTTTGGataagtttgtcttttttatttcagcaaagtGATCAgttcataaaacaataaatgcacacatttaGTCATTTGTTGCATAAATTcatgaaaaactaaattgtaaccctttatttttttttaacagaacctCCAGCAAAACCTGCAAAAAGAAAGGCCGagagcaaaaaagaaacaccaccTGCTAAGAAAGCAAAGTCAGATGGTGAAGGTAAAAGGAATTCATTGGTGTTACCAAAATTTGCAATCAATTAGCCATTTAATGCAGCCTgagaaaaccataaaatacCCAAATCTGTTCCCATTTCCCAGgattctgtctgtttgtgggAAACTTGAACTCCAACAAGGACTTTGATGAGATCAAATCTGCACTGACTAAATTCTTCACAAAGAACGACATTGAGATTGTTGAAGTTCGGCTCGGCGGATCAAAGTAAGTTCTTTTTTTGGATGTAAGAGTCATGAAGTTAAAGGAAATCAGTTTTGAATTTTCTGAAATTTGATTTGTCAACTTCtcagtttgtttacttttcaaaatatttgttcacAAGTCGCACACTGCTGAAGggaatgttttcattttgctgattttctattagaaatgaattaaatccattcagctgacatttaaaagaaactctttAAGCAAGGTCATATCTGACTTAATGAACCTATTTTATTAGGAAATTTGGCTATGTGGACTTTGCATCTGAGGAAGACCTAAACAAAGCACTGGAGCTCAATGGGAAGAAAGTCATGGGTCAGGAGATCAAGCTGGACAAGGCCCGCAGCAAGGAGAACGCACAGGAGGGCAGGAAAGGTAATTTACCTGTGCAAAGTTAAAACCCATTATTGTTAAAAGTGGCGTTATTTATGAACACTGTCTAATCCAGGTTAGATGGAAAACAAGTGACAGTTTTAATATATCTTGAGGTTTCTCTTAATACATTAACATTGTTTCCCCACAGAGAGAGATGCCCGTACGCTGTTTGTGAAAAACCTTCCTTTCTCTGCGACGCCTGACGACCTGAAGGAAGTGTTTGAAAATGCCGTTGACGTCAGGTTACCTCAAGGACCAAATGGTTCGAACAGAGGGTAAGATGAGGACAAGCAAGGACTGCTGAAACTTTAACAACAAATAGAGACCGGGCGAACTCTGGTTATTAAAAATTTGCTCCTTTTCACAGCATTGCCTACGTTGAGTTCAAAACTGAGGCTGAAGCAGAGAAGATGATTGAGGAGGCTCAGGGTGCTGATGTGCAGGGAAGGTCCATTGTTGTTGACTATGTTGGAGACAAGAGCCAGAAAGGAGCCAGGATATCCGGTAAGTCTGGGTTTCGCGTATGAGCTGCGTTATctattgatgatgatgatgtgcaGTTTCCTGGATCTCACAGATGTCCTCATAAATCTTAAACATGTCTGCCCACTTTCTACTGTCTGTGTCATAGCATCAGGATCTGCCAGCAAAACACTGGTGGTAAATAATCTGGCCTTCAGTGCCACAGAAGATGCTCTCCAATCCACCTTTGAGAAGGCCGTCTCCATAAGGATTCCACAGAGGGATGGCAGACCAAAGGGGtaattgtttttacagttaGAGCATGCTTTGCCTTTTGTCTGTCTACATCATGTCGTGGAAGTTTATTTAATGGGCCTAAATTTTCTTAACAGTACCTGTTGTCTGAGGTgattttaatgtaatattttgtttcatgtgCCGTTTTTGTTCTCAGCTTTGCCTTTGTAGAGTTTGAGAGCACAGATGATGCCAAGGAAGCTCTGGAAAACCTCAACAACACAGAAGTTGAAGGACGGACAATCCGACTGGAGTTCAGCCAGAGCGGCAGTGGCAGAGATGGAGGCAGAGGAAACTCTGGTACATTTTCTAacttgattcagttttttttttttttttaattggtctGGATATTATTCCAAGTAGTCAGGACCAGATATGATGAAAAAATTGATCTCCTGAAAATGCATGAAGATTCAAATGATAGTCAAGTactgatctggtctttatcaTTTATTCTGGTGTTTCTGTTTAGATAATTCCTGacagtgtatttattttacaccttTTTCTCTACCAGGTCCAACAAAGACTCTTTTTGTGAAGGGTCTCTCTGAGGACACAACAGATCAGACCCTCAGGGACTCCTTTGATGGCGCTGTGGGAGCCAGGATAGTGACCGACAGAGAGACTGGTTCTTCTAAGGGGTACGTTTTAAGGAAATGATTTGTCCCCGACTGTCGATGCTTCTCATGAGCACCGCTCTGTCCCTGCTGTGACATTGTATGGATTCGCATGAGAAGTAGAGTAGGCTCACAGTTAAACAGACAGCTTCCTGGGTGGAAGTTGTCCATGTCTGATGTGAAACAGCTTTGTATTTTACAGATGCAAACTCAAATTTAAGGTTTGCTCTGGAGGATCAACTTCAGTGGGCTCCTTCATGGGTTTAGTGTTTAAATAATTCCCCTttaggttctgtttgttttattcgtTCTAACACGGCACTCTCAACAGCTTTGGCTTTGTGGACTTTGACAACGAGGACGACTGCAAAGCAGCTAAGGAGGCCATGGAGGACGGTGAAGTCGACGGCAGCAAAGTGACCCTGGACTACGCCAAGCCCAAGGGTGAAGGCGGCTTCCGTGGAGGCAGAGGCGGCCGTGGTGGATTCAGAGGGGGCCGAGGCGGATTTGGAGGGTTTGGTGGGTTTGGTGGCCGAGGCAGCGGCAGAGGAGGAAGGGGTGGACGTGGAGGACGAGGTGGTTTTGGAGGTAAGAGTCAAAAGTAAAGCTCATTTACAGACTTATGTAGAAGGGGGTGATTTAAATTCTGGTTTTTATGGTGcccaacttcaaaagttaatttaaaagatGTCAGCTGATTTTAATTATATCTGCCCATTGTTGCTTCAATGTTATAATTCTGTGCTTTTGCTTTTCCCATAGGTGGACGAGGTGGCGGTGGAGGATTTGGAGCAAAACCCCAGGGGAAGAAAATCAAGTTTGATGATTAGGTCcttggtgtatttttatgttatcGATGGACTCTGGATTCACCTGTTTCAGAGCTTTTGGACATTCCAGAAAGCCTCGTTGGTATATTTATCTGTAAATGGGCGTTTTTTTTAGCCCTTTATTTAGACCCTTCACACCTCCTATACCTTCTTGTGCCAGAATGGTACTTCTGACCTTTTCAACTTTTAATGCTACATGTGAAGCTGAATGTCCCAAATGCAAACCTGCACCTCTGGCCCTCCTGTGGGGTCTTTTTTTCACAAGGAGTAAAATGGAATGGGTCTGGTAAGCAAGTTtgctgtgaaaaagaaaagagctttTGTCAGAGACATTGTGTAAATTTGAACTGTATGATTTCATTTTACCTTTTGTAAAAAGAATTTACACCTGTatccatatttctgtttttattttgtcatttagtttgCTTTAGATGTTTAGTTTTACTGTGCGGAATCATATTTTGATAGTTCATCCTTACGAGCTGTGTTGGTGGTTTGTCACGGTTTATTGGAGCTGATGGAAAAGCCTCtgtaacataaaatgtttagaGTGTATTGactaaattttttttgtctcccatCTCAACATTTTCAAGATGAAATAAACCTCATAAGGGGtcatttttaaatctgtcacATGATCTGAATcactttagtcattttttttaatagcatAAACCTTAACTGGTTTTAGGAAACTTCAATGGTTGGTATTGATTGAGGACTAATAACAAAATTTTACTAGCTAAAGATTgagtttgtatatttaaaaaggcaaaGTTAAAACCATTTACAATAAAGTAACTTTGTGAATTAAGATTGTTGGATTCCAAATGTGCGTTGGGGGGTAGTGAGAAGATTTGGCCACAAGATGGTGCCAGATGAAAGATATTTGGCAAATCTTTAGTTCCAAAGTTATTCTGAATGTGAAGTCAGCCTCATGATGATACTTCAAAACCTTGTATTTTAACTACTTATCTATTGGCTGTACTTTACcactgattaaccttttgagCAAATATCAGCAAAGTGATTGCCTTAAAAAAGTATCTAAAATTTATAACTAATTTATAATTCCTTGATGgtatatttatatgtaaatgGGCGGTTCAAAACAAAATCCTCAGAACATTTTTGGAgccctttaatttatttgcgTAAAATTAAACTGTATGATTTCATTTTACCTTTTGTAAAATAAGCAGTAAGTTGGTAAATCTGATTAGTTAAAAGCTAttaactgactaagttatactGACTGAAGATGGAATTTATGTatagaaaagtaaataaagtaacaTGGTGAATTAAGAACTATTGGActccaaaaaaagtgaaaagcttTGGCCACAAGATGGCGCCAGATGAAACATATTGGGCAGATTTTTCCAGTTCTTCATGGGAGTTATTCTGAATGTGAAGTCAGCCTCATATTGGAGCTTTAAAACCTCGTATTTAACgattgaaaaatatttattggc
The Kryptolebias marmoratus isolate JLee-2015 linkage group LG24, ASM164957v2, whole genome shotgun sequence DNA segment above includes these coding regions:
- the ncl gene encoding nucleolin; the encoded protein is MVKLAKGANKQTQKKKAAPPPKKVEEESSEEESSEEEEAPPPKVAKKATPAVKNGTIAKKAESDEDDDDSEESSEEEAPPPKKTPAKATPAKKQPKPTPAKAAPPKAEESDEDDDDDDEDDDDSEEEAPPPKKATPAKPAAKAAAAKPAAKAAAKAQQAKESSDDDDEEEDDSEEEEAPPPKKATPAKTAAKAKPAKESSDEEEDDDDEDDSEEEMDTTPAATKAKKAGMVKAKEESEEEEEDDDEEEEEEEPPAKPAKRKAESKKETPPAKKAKSDGEGFCLFVGNLNSNKDFDEIKSALTKFFTKNDIEIVEVRLGGSKKFGYVDFASEEDLNKALELNGKKVMGQEIKLDKARSKENAQEGRKERDARTLFVKNLPFSATPDDLKEVFENAVDVRLPQGPNGSNRGIAYVEFKTEAEAEKMIEEAQGADVQGRSIVVDYVGDKSQKGARISASGSASKTLVVNNLAFSATEDALQSTFEKAVSIRIPQRDGRPKGFAFVEFESTDDAKEALENLNNTEVEGRTIRLEFSQSGSGRDGGRGNSGPTKTLFVKGLSEDTTDQTLRDSFDGAVGARIVTDRETGSSKGFGFVDFDNEDDCKAAKEAMEDGEVDGSKVTLDYAKPKGEGGFRGGRGGRGGFRGGRGGFGGFGGFGGRGSGRGGRGGRGGRGGFGGGRGGGGGFGAKPQGKKIKFDD